A stretch of the Natrinema pellirubrum DSM 15624 genome encodes the following:
- a CDS encoding BREX protein BrxB domain-containing protein, which yields MSQTSSSPYREFKEKLRTFAQGQHGIRNPFVIAAVDPAVEHRVADRLATWSDGRKEAPEIPDNVTVQPIWLDELLPRTDVYKLLVDLGEPLAELEGDTSPGERIEETMQDRLAEELVQQMIEHELSEAQLETQSHVVLLLNLGSLYPFTRASELLDELDRRNVKSTIGIPFPGDVVGGKLSFFGGESRHYYPAHQIDGQIQGVHLQ from the coding sequence ATGAGCCAGACGAGTTCGTCGCCGTATCGTGAATTCAAGGAGAAACTACGGACGTTCGCTCAAGGGCAACACGGGATTCGTAACCCGTTCGTCATCGCTGCTGTCGACCCAGCAGTCGAGCATCGGGTCGCAGATAGGCTCGCAACTTGGTCCGATGGACGAAAGGAAGCGCCAGAGATCCCTGACAACGTAACCGTCCAGCCGATCTGGCTTGACGAACTCCTGCCACGGACCGATGTGTACAAACTCCTCGTCGACCTGGGCGAACCCCTGGCTGAACTCGAGGGCGATACGTCGCCAGGTGAGCGTATCGAGGAGACGATGCAGGACCGGCTTGCCGAAGAACTCGTTCAGCAAATGATCGAACACGAGCTCAGCGAAGCCCAGCTGGAGACCCAGAGCCATGTGGTACTCTTGCTAAATCTCGGCAGTCTGTATCCGTTCACGCGTGCCTCGGAACTGCTGGACGAGCTTGACCGTCGGAACGTAAAGTCCACCATCGGAATCCCATTCCCGGGGGACGTCGTCGGCGGGAAGCTGAGCTTCTTCGGCGGTGAGTCACGCCATTACTACCCCGCCCACCAGATTGACGGCCAGATCCAGGGGGTGCATCTCCAATGA